The genome window TTATTATTAGAGGATTTTTGAGTGAAACGAGACAGATTTTTATAAAATAGCAGTGCTGTTCTGTAAAAATTTAACGAAATTGCAGCCAAAAATCGTCATAAGAGAGCCAATAAATAAAACTGAAACGGGCTCTTACCAGCTCTTCATTTTTTAGTCAAAAAAGTTTATCAATTAGTGTGATTTCTATAGCTGTAAATTACTGTTAAAATGAATATGACTATTCTTAACTAATACCAAACAGATCGAATTAGCCACTGATTTTAAAAAATAGTACTGAAATCTGTGAGAATCTGTGTAATCAGTGGCGAAAAAACACATGGTATTATTTGCGGGCAGTCATAAAAAGGAATACAAATTATTTGCAAAAAAAAAATTAACTTTAATTAAATATAAATCCCTATTACTGGCAATACAATAATTGATTTACATCATTAATATATCCTATTTACAAAAGTGGAAAAAAATAATCAAAACCCTATAATAATAAATAATGAATGCTGTTTTAAAATAAACATATAAAGTTGCAGTCTTCTGACAATAAAAAATGACACACAATTAATTGAAATATTATGAAAAATTATTCAAAAAAAATAGCACCGCTTTTGATTCTGTTTTTAGTATTAAGTTCTTCTTTATGGGGGCAGTCTTCGTCTATTTTTAAGAAACAGGATTCGTATCAAACTCTTTCAAAAATGTGGGAATTAGAACCAGACAGTACAAGTGAGACCTTTTTGTTTACCGCATATAAGCCAATTTATATTATGCCGTTCCGGTTTTCCAGCCATAGAAGAGAAGTTCCGTTTGAAGTAGCTCCGGATGATATTCCTGCAGCTGAGGAAGTTCAGTTACAAAATGTAGAAGCTGCCATGCAGTTTAGTTTCAAGACCAAATTAGCGCAAAGAATCTTTGGTGAAGGAGCTTTATGGTTGGGCTATACTCAAAAATCGTATTGGCAGGTTTATAATGTAGAATACTCAAGACCATTTAGGGAAACCAATTATGAACCCGAGATTATTTTTAACTATCCTGTCACAATTAATTTTTTAAAACTAAAGATGCTTGGCTTTGGATTTAACCATCAGTCAAATGGAAGAGAAGGGCATAAATTTACGAGAAGCTGGAACCGATTTATCCTGCAATCGGGTTTTGAAGATAAAAATTGGAGCTTGCTTATCAGAACATGGTTTGCAATGGAAACTAATGAAAATCCCGATGTCGAAAATTATATGGGCAGAGCTGATGCCGCCTTTAACTATAGACTAAAAAAACATTTGCTGACATTAAAAGCACAGCATTCTTTGCGATTTGGTGACAATAATCATGGCAGTATTGAGTTTGATTGGGCTTTTCCTATATATGGAAACTTAAAAGGGTATGGTCAGTTTTTTCACGGATATGGCGATGCAATGATTGATTATAATCAGATTCATACCATTGCAGGAATTGGGATTGTATTTGCGGGAACTTTATAAAATGATAAAATGTTGAAGAATGCTGCTTGGAAAAATGTAGTTTTAAGCTTTAAACCTGAAAAATATTTTACTGTTAAACTTTGAATTAATTTTACTTTTAGAGCCTGTTTAAATTTTATTTTTGAGATTTATTATTAGAGGATTTTTGAGTGAAACAAGGCAAATTTTTATAAAATAGCAGAGCTATTGTATGAAAATTTAACGAAGTTGTAACCAAAAATCATCATAAGAGAGCCAATAAATAAAACTTAAATAGGCTCTTACTGCACTTTTTTTTAGTAAACAAAAAAGGCTGTCCGAAAAGACAACCTTTAATGACTAATTAAATATAAAAAAAAGTATTCAAATTTATTTACTCTCCAGATTAACTTCAGGATTCATAATTACTTCAACACTGCTGGAACTATCCAAAACCTGCTTACTAAACTGCTGAATAGTTTTCTGATTAATTTTAGAAATTAAATTTTTATATTCTTCATCCTGTAAAAACGGAATTTGATTTAAGCTGTTGTTATAAATTGTACTATTCCAAAATGAATTGGTTTTAAGCGATTCTTCCCTGTTTTTTAAAAGTGCTTTTTTGATGTCTTCCAGATCATTCGCATTAACCGGAATCGTTTTTAAATCATTTAATTCTTTCCTGATAATTTCCATTAATTTTTCCTGTTTTTCAGGATTACAGTCAAAAGTCAGTGCAAGGCTAAAAGTTGGTGTAGGAATCTGTTCTAAAGTTCCGCCAACGTTTACGCCATAACTACCGCCTTCTTCTTCGCGGATGGTCTGTAAAAAACGCTTCGATAATAATTCGCCGATAATGTACATGCTCATAGCATTTTCTTTACTGTACTCCGTTTTGCCTGTTAGGTTTAAATAAACAGTTGTCTTAGGAACTTCCATTGGACGGGTGAAATGCACCACTGTCTTTCCTTTTTTGGGTTCAATATGATGATCAGCAAAATTTTCTTTTAGAGCTGGATTTGATTTTAGGTTTCCAATGTATTTCTGAATTAATTCTAATCCGGATTCTGGAATATTCCCGACAAAAATAAACGTGAAGTCAGCTGTGTTTTTAAATCGGTCGCGGTATATGTTTTCCGCTTTTTTCAGATCAATCGTTTCTAGAAATTTATCGTTGAATAAAAAAGTTCTTGGGTTATTATTTGAATTTGCTAAATCAACAGCATCTTTAAAAGCGCTTCCATTATCTTTTTTGATGGTTTCTAAACGATTTTTATATTGCTCTTTTAGAATATTAAAGATGTTCGCATCAAAGCGTGGTGCTTCAAAAGAGAGATAAAGCAATTGCAGCATGGTTTCAAAATCGGCTTTGTTTGAACTTCCCTGAAAGCCTTGTGTGTTTTCACCAATAAAAGGGGCAGACTGCGCCACTTTTCCGGTTAGTTTTTCTTTTAAACCAATGTTGTCAAAATTACCGAGTCCGGAGGATCTTGCCAGTGTTGCAGCAATTTCGGCCGACGCCAGATCTTCTGTTTTGACCAAAGATTTACCGCCTTTTGAAAAAGCAGAGAAAACAATCTGATCTTGAGAATATGTTGTTGGAAGCACAATTACTTTCGCATCATTTTCAAGAACATATCCTTTTGCATCTTTTATGCCAGCTGCATCAAATGTTTTTTTAATAGCGGCAGGTTTTAATTCTTTTTCTATTAAAGGCGTGTTATTTTCTTTTTTGGTGTAAGGTACTAAAGTCATGCTTTCAGTCTTTTTCATCACATTTTCAACAGCTTCTTTAGTCGGAAAATCATTTTTATCCTGATCAGATCCTGTTACCAAAACCACCTGATTGGTTGGTTTTTGAATAGTTTTCGCGTAAGCGTTCAGCTCTTCTAAAGTCATACTTTTGATAATGCCCACAACGAGTTTATAATCATCTTCGGGTGAAAGTGAGGGTTTTGCTTTGAGAAAATAATTAGTCAATTTGTCTGCCCAGCTATCATTATCGACTTTATCTTTATTGCTCAGAAAATCATCATACGAACTGATAAAAAGCTTTTTTGTCTGGTCTAATTCTGCCTGTACAGCTCCAAAACGTCTCAAACGTTCCGCTTCTGTGTAAGCTTCTTCAAAAGCTTCGAGTACTTTTCCTTTTTTTGATAGCGCCGTAATATTAAACGAAGTATTTAGTCTTGAAATTGGTCCAAAATATGTTTTTAAATTCAAACTCGAACCTTGATTTTTTAAGAGTAATTCCTTAAAACGATTATTTAAAATGCTGGTATAAAGAGAATTCATTACGTTCTTACGTGTAACGATACTGTCTTTTATCAAAGGTTCATCCTGAATATATTGTAAAGTAATTGATGTTGATGAAGCTTCTTTATCGGCTGCGGTTACAAAATACAATTCATCGTGTTTCGGGATTTCTGTATATGTTCTCACAGCTGCTTTTTTTGAAAGCGGAATACCTGAGAATATTGTTTTGACTTTTTGTTCCAATACTTTCACATCAATATCACCAACAACGATTACTGCTTGCAAATCTGGTCTGTACCATTTTTTGTAATAGTTTCTAAGTTCTGCATATTTAAAATTATTGATGATGTTCAGATCGCCGATAACATCACGTTTACTGTATTTTGATCCTTTATACAAAACTTGGTCTGTCTGGCTTTTTAAACGGAAACCACTTGTTCTTCTGGTTCTCCATTCTTCCCTGATTACTCCTCTTTCCGCATCAATTTCCGCATCTGTTAAGGAAAGTGATCCGGACCAGTCATGCAAAACCCAAAGAGTAGAATCGATTAATGTCTCATTGGTTACGGGAACATTGCTAATGTTGTAAACGGTTTCGTCCTGAGCAGTATAAGCGTTGATATCTTTTCCAAAACTTACCCCGTTTTTTTCCAGCATTTTAATAATGCCTTTGCCTTTAAAATGTTCCGTTCCATTAAATGCCATGTGCTCCAGAAAATGTGCCAGTCCGTTTTGATTGTCATCTTCTAATATTGCCCCAACATTTTGAACAAAGTAAAAACTTGCTCGGTCTTTAGGTTCTTTGTTGTGTAAAATGTAGTACGTCAATCCGTTTTTAAGCTGGCCTGTTGTGACATTTTTATTAAGAGGGATTGTGGTTTTGAATTGAGAAAATGCACCGTGAAAAGACAGCAGCAGAATCCCAAATAGTATATTTTTTTTATTCATTTTTTTGTTTTTTATCCAATTGATGCCGTTAAAAAGTCAATTAGGGTATTTTTTTGATTGGGGGCAAAAAATAAATTAAATATGATTTCCAACGACACCAAAAGGAAGGTTTTTTATCTTCTGTTTCTTCTGATTAGAATAAATGCACCGCTTAATATAATCAATAAAGGAAACAGTCCGATGAAGACAATTTTACAGATAAAGACCTGATTGGCTGTTATCGTCAGCTTTTTATCAATGTTTTCCGGACGTGTCGTATCAATAGGAAATTGATAATTGCTAAACCAGCTGAAAATATCGGTTACGAACTGAAATGTTCCTGAACCGCCTCGGCCTAATTCGGCATTTCCCATAAAATCAGCATCACCAGCCACAATTATTTTTTGCAATTTTCCATTGATATTTCTAGTTAGTGCTGCAGCTAGAGGAATCGTTGTTACTGAAGGCTGTTTTTTCAGTTCTGGTGAAACTGATGTTATACCTGTCTGTGATTCCCAAGCTGGCTGATTGTTTGTTTTTAAAAGAGGAGTTACTTTAAAACCTTCATTTTTAATGGTTTTTATGCCGCAGCTTCCTAAAAACGGAATAGGATTATTATTCGGATTAGGGGTGAATTTAATTACATTGGGGTCAATATTTTTCTGAAATTCAGTTACTAAATAATCAGGAGAATTGGTTTCGCTTTCTTGAACTAATGCTTGTTTTGTAAAGGTAATTCCTAATTTATCCGTAATTGCAGCCAGTGTCGAATTTGTTTCTGGCTCTGCTAAAATCATTAGATTTTTTCCCTGATCAATGTACTTTGAAATACGGTCTATAGCTCCTTGGCTTAATTCTGTTTTTGGGTCTGCAATAATTAAAATATTGGTCTGATCCGGAATATTCTGTGCATTAATATCTACAGAAGAAACATCAAATCCCTGATTGATTAGAGAATATCTGAAGGTAATTTCGTTAAATCCTGTTTTGTAGTTTTTATCTCCTGTTTTGTCAACGCTGCGTTCCATGTTTCCAGTTGAAAAAACAATTTTTGGAGCAGGAACCACTAAACGTTTTAAGGCTGCAGAGATTTCTTTTTCCATCGGCATTTTAAACAGGTCATCATACATTCTTAAAAATGTTTTCTTTCCATTGTATTCTACCGTTCTTACTACGCGGTTTTGCTCTGGACCTAAGTCAATGATTTTTTTAATTTCTGCAGGCGAATATAACTTGTCGAGTTTGATGCCTTGTGTCTCGATCATTTTTTCGGCAAGCTGTTTGTCATTCAGTCCTGGGTTTTGGGCATATAATGCTGTATTTGTTGAAGTGTCATAGTAGTATACATATTCCATTTGAGTTTGGGGCAAAAAACGGGTATATTGTTCGAAGCTGGCAATATCCTGATTTTGAGAAGCAGGCATTGCCATAAAATAATATAAATCTAGTAGGTTTACATAGGTAGTTATCTTTACTGGTCCTTCAATTTTTTCAACGATTTCCAAACTGTTCTTGGTTAGCGTTCTGCTTTTGGTTCTGGACATATCTTTATAAAGTGTCAGAGGAGCTCTTGAGGTTACATATCCAAGCGATAATACAATAGTGATTAGCAAAGTATATTTTAAAACTCTTTTGGAAGTGGTTTGGGCATCTCTTCCAGTTTGTAATTTATAGATACTTAATACTATGAAAAGACTGCTTACCAATACAAAGTAAAATACATCTTTACTGATAATAAGGCCTTCCAGTATTTCGTTGGCACGGCCGGCGATAGAAAGGAAATAGGTTATGTCTTTTACAAACGCAATATCCTGCCATAATTTGCCAATAAAATTCAACCCTGCTAAAACAACTAGAGTACTAATGGCGGCAACGACCTGATATGAAGTAAGACAAGACATAAAAAGTCCAATGGCGGCGTAGGTGCAAACCAGTAAATACAATCCAATAAGACCTGATATAGCGAATTTTAAATCTAAATTATCGATAGAGAAATAAGCAATAATAACCTGTAATCCTAATATGGACACAAACAGGAAACAGTAAGCAGCAATGGCAAGATACTTTCCTAATACGATGTCTTTAATTTTTATGGGTGATGAAAGCAGCAGTTTTATAGAACCGCTGTTGATTTCACGGCTTATTAAACCCATTGTTAATAAGGGAACATACAGGTATAGGTAATTCTGCATTTCGGTATACAAACCGCTGAACCCTGAAAAAACAACTTGCGACAAATTATCCATACCATTCCCTAATTTCTGCGATTTTTCAAAACGCTCAATTAAGTCGAAGAATTTCCAGCTTGACTGGATCGAAAATATTACCAAAACCACCCATGCGACAGGGGAGTAAAACATAGTGTTAAGTTCTGTTTTAGCAATTCTAAATATTGTTTTCATTTGTTTGTTTTTTAAGAAGGATAGCGTTTTTAGAAGGTGCTTTTTTTGATAACTGAGCAAAAATTTCATCAAGTGATATTTTTTCGAATTGAATCTCACGTAATTTCCAATTGTTGGATACACTTAGGGAAATGATTTTTTCAGCAACTTCCTGCGTTCCGGTAAAAGTAATCTGTACTTTTTTAGAAGAAAGATATACAGCCTGCGTAACTTCAGGAATATCAGTTAAAGCATTAATTGCCGGAGGATTTTCAAAACTGGCTGTTAGTTTATCTGCTTCGATATAATTATTGAAAGCTTCCAGAGAATCTGCAAAAACCATGTGTCCGTTTTCAATCATTCTGATTTCCTGACAAGTAGCCTGAACTTCAGACAAAATGTGTGAAGAGAAAATAACCGCTTTATCTTTAGATATTTTTTTGATTAATTTTCTAACTTCTAAAATCTGGTTAGGATCCAATCCGTTGGTCGGTTCATCTAAAACTACCAGTTTAGGTTCATGAATAATTGCTTGCGCGATACCTACACGCTGACGGTATCCGCCAGAAAGATTTCGGATTAAACGGTTGCTGAAATGAGAAATTCCGCATTGTTCTTTGGCTTTCTCTAAAGCATCTTTTAAATCTTCTTTTTTAACATGACGCAATTCTGCGCAGTGAATTAAATATTCATTTACTGTTAAATCTAAGTGTAAAGGCGGTGTTTGTGGTAAAAAACCAATTAGCTTTTTAGCTTCTACAGGGTTTTCCTTCAGATTAATACCGTCAATAAATATATTACCATGAGTCTGGTTTAAAACGCCGCAAAGAATGTTCATTGTGGTTGATTTCCCTGCTCCGTTTGATCCTAATAAACCTAAGATTTTATTTTCTTTTATTTCAAAACTTATATTTTGTATTGCCCAATCCTTACTGTATTGATGCGACAAGTCCTCAACTCTTACAATTGTTGTTGTTTCCATAGTGTTTTATAAAATTGCAAGAACGTATTTTTACTAAAAATACATTCTTGCGTAATTTATTATTTAATATCCTTGATTTTGAGTTAAGAAAGGATTTGAACGTCTGGCCGATTCCGGGATTGGATATAGGCTGTCTGTAGAGGACCATATTTTTCCAGCTGTAGTACTAAGAACCTGGTCAATTTTTCCAGTTCTTTTTAAATCTAGCCATCTGTGTCCATTTTCTGCAAAAAGTTCGCGTTGTCTTTCCAGAGAAATTAAATCTAATAGTTGAGCAGGATCTGTTAAAGCAGTTGAAGGCAGTAAAGCTCTGTTTCGGATAACATTAATGTCCTGCTGAGCCCCAGTAATATCATTTAATTTTGCTCTGGCTTCGGCTCTAATTAAATAAAGTTCAGCCAATCGAAGTATAGTTGACCGTTCTACAGGGGTGGCAGTATAAGCATTTTTATATTTTATTGGAATTACATACGTCACTCCGCTTACTGTTGTTGTACCTGTCCATTTTGTTTTTCGATCATCACCAGTCTCAAAAAGGGTATTTCCATTTCTAAGCATGTAAGTACCAGTTGTTGTAAATAATACTGAACCTTCATAACTATAAGTAAAATTAAAATAAGGTATTTGTAAAATAGCTTCTTTATTATCTGCAATAAAAGGACTATTAGTACTTGAGAGACCGGTAATCATCTTGTAAGTTCCGGTTTCGTTGATTACAACAGTTGCGTTTGCTGATGCTTCGGTCCATTTTCCTAAATAAAGATTGACTCTTGCTAACAGGGCTTGAGCAGCCCATTTTGTTGCTCTGATACGTAGTGCCGTATAGTTATCATAATTTGCAGGAAGGTCAGCTGATGCCTCTTCTAAGTCCTTAATAATCTGATTGTAAACTTCAGCTTGCGTATTACGCGGCGCCAGTGCAGATATATCTTTATTTGTGCTTAGTACTAAAGGGATGTCGCCCCAAAGATTAGTCATATAAAAATAGTTATAGGCTCTTAAAAACTTAGCTTCAGCAATCCATTCCTTGCTTTTAGCAGGAGTGAGTGTCGTGCTTCCACTAATACCTTCAATAACGTTATTGGCATTAAAAATGGTTTTGTAGAATTCTGTCCACATCGTACTTATAGATGAATCAGTATCTATAATCTCATTGGTAGTATAAACGCTGCTAAGTAATGTCTTTGGTATGAATTCGTCTGAAGTTTGTCCAAGAACAATATTTAAAGAATTATAGTAGCTTATCTTTACCATACTTTGGTAAATTCCGTTAACAGCTGCTTCTGCTGTAGGTTCTGAAGCATATACGGTTTGGGCAGATAATTGCTCTGAAGGAACATCAACTTCTAGTAAATTATCGCAGCTCGTTAATCCTATCAAAAGAAAAAACGAAAATATATAAGTGTGTTTTATAAAATTATTTTTCATGTTTTTAGGTTTAAAAGGTTAACTGAGTTCCAAAAGTTATGGTACGCATTGGAGGTAAAACTAAACCTGGAGATTCAGGATCAAATCCTTTATATTTAGTGAAGGTTACTAAATTTTGCCCTTGCAGGGATACACGCAGATTTTTAATTACTTTTTGCATGTTTTGATCTAAAGGAATGATATAAGAAGCACTTACGTTTTTAAGTTTGATGTAAGATGCATCTACTATAGTAGCATCTGAACCTAAGTAATTAAGATAGCTAGGCAGGTAATTAGAACTTAAGGTATTTCCCTGGGCTATATAATCATTGTATTCATCAGTCTGAAAATTAGCCAAACCATACGGATAACCGGGCTGTATTCCTATTGAAGTCATTAAAGTTCTTCCGGTTTGTTTTACAAATTGGAATAGAAAATCAAAAGAAAATGATTTATAACTGATTGAATTTGATATTCCTCCGTAATATTTTGGGGTTGTTGCTCCTAAATATTGTCTGTCTCCCGCACCGGTAGCCGCTAGTCCTGTACTAATTTTTCCATCTCCATTAGCATCTTCAAATTGAGGAATTCCATTTTGTATACCAGTATACTTGTATATATACATACTGTTTAATGGTTTTCCAGCAACATATTGGCTATAATAAGAAGTATATTCTATGCCTGGAAATGCTAGTAACTTATTGGAATTGGTTGAAATATTAAATGAGCTGCTCCAATTTAGGTTTTTAGTATTAACATTGTTTGTAGTAAGCGTAAATTCCCATCCTTTATTTTCAACTTTTGCTCCCATATTTTCAGCGTAAGAAGTAAATCCAGACTGAGCACTTATTGGGTAGCCAACTAATTGATTGCCGGTTATATTTCTGTAGAAAGCTGCGGTAAATGAAATTTTATCGTCTAAGAAATTTAAATCCACTGCCGTCTCAAATTTTTTCGACACTTGCCATTGATAATTAGGATTCGCTAGTCTTGTCGCTGACAAAGAAGCATTACCGTTTCCATAGGTGGCAGCACTAAAGGTATCTAAAAATCCATAATTGAGAGTACCATCACTGCCCACTTCTCCATAACTGGTACGAAGTTTACCAAAGCTTAACCATGTATCCTTTTTTATGAAATCTTCTTCAGAAAATACCCAGGCGGCAGCTACAGAACCAAAATTTCCGTACTTATTATTAGGTCCAAACTTTGAAGAACCATCTCTTCTAAAATTTGCATTCAAAATATATTTACTTGCTATGTTATAATTCAAGCGGCTAAACATTGATACATATTTATATTCTAAAGAACCATTATTAGAAGTTACTGTTGCAGCTGTACCCGTAAACCCGATAAGATTATCAGAACTATAACCAGATGTGGATACATATGAAGGCATTTCTGATTTACTGTCTTGGTATGACATCCCAGCCAAAGCAGTCAGGTTTCCTTTCCATAAAGAAGTTACATAATTCAATTGTGGGTCGATAGTAAAATTACTGGCATTATTGTTCGAAACTGTATAAGAACGTAAGGTGTTAAGGCTGAGTTTATTCAGGTTGTAATAAGCATAATTACTTGCAGTAGCTGGCAATGTCTGTTTTGAAAGCATTTCGGTAAAACCATATCCAAAATCTGTTTTAAAAGACAATCCTTTTGCTATTTTGTAATTAATATTAAAACTGGTAATTAAATTACTTCCTTTGTCTTCTACCCTTTTACCTAAAGCTGCTAATGGATTAATGTCACTAAAATAAGTAGCAGCCCAGTAAAAAGTGCCGTCTGCATTATAAATGGGGTGATTTGGTGCAGTTGTAATAGCATAATTAGTAATGTCGAAAAAAGGAAGCTTGTTTTTATCAGTAGCAAACATAACTGTAGCTTCTAATTTTAATTTTTTATTTAGAGTAGTATGATTAATATTAAAGTTGGTAGAGAATTTGTTGTATCCAAAATCATTCGGTAAAACAGTAGTTTCTTTATGATAAGCACCGCTTAACAGAAAGTTAGTTGTTTCATTTCCCCCTTTTAAACTTGCAGAGAAATCATTAAAATTAGCAGTTCCTCCTATTAACTCATCTTGCCAGTTTATCTGAGCATTTGGATCCCAATCTGTCAAAGCAATACCCGTACTGGAATTACTTGGATTCGCTTTAGCATTTGTCAAAGCTGTTTGCAGCATATTACGATAAGCAGCTGTATCTAATGTTTTTACTCTATTAGCTACTTCTGAAATTCCAGAATTAGTATTGATGGTAAATTCTGTCTTGCCTGATGATCCTTTTTTGGTAGTGATGAGCACTACACCATTTGCACCTCTTGAACCATAGATTGCTGTTGCATCAGCGTCTTTAAGGATTTCGATACTTGCAATATCATTTGGATTCAGGATGTTTAATGGACTGGTATTTTTTTGAGCACCTTTAATGACATAATTTTTTATCTCTTGTGCCTGCCCCTTAAGATCACTTCCAATATATGGAATACCATCAATTATATAAAGAGGTATGTTGTAATCGTCAACTGAGTTTCTCCCACGGATACTAATATTGATATCACTGCCGGCATAACCAGAAGTTTGTGTTACAAATACTCCAGGAGCTCTTCCTTGCAAGGTTTGGAGGATATTTGTAACTGGTTGTTTTTTAATATCTTCTGAGGTTATCTTTACTACGGAACCTGTTGAAGATCTCTTAGTGGTAGTACCATAACCTATAACTACAACTTCATCTAATTTGGATAAATCGGATGTCATTTTAATTGTGAGCTTTGTTTGGTCTTCAATTGCAATTTCACGTGTTTTGTATCCTACGTACGACACTTTTATGGTAACCTTTCCATCTGGAATTTCAAATGAAAATTGTCCGTCGTAGTCACTTATTTCAACAAGATTGGTACCAGGAATGGAAAGTGTAACTCCCGATAGAGGCATTCCGGCTTGATCGGTTATTATCCCTGTTAAGATTCGATTTACTTTTGCTGGTTTACTTTCGTTTTCTTTTTTGTAAATGACTATACTTTTATCTACTTGTTTATAGACTAAATTGCTGCCTTGAAAAACAGTATTCAAAATATCACTGACACTTCTGGAGCCTCTTGGTGTTGTTACTTTTGGAAAATCTTTTATAGTTTGTGGCTGATAAGCAAAAAGTAATCCTGTTTTACTTTCTATTTTTTTAAATAAAGTTTTAATATCTTGATTATGAAGTTCGATATCAACAGATATAGATTCTAAGTTCTGACCGTTCATTTCGGTTGCAAGGATCATATGAGTACCGCAGGTCAGTAAGAAAATGTGGAAGAGGCTGATTCGCATGATCATAATTGTTTTTTTTGATAAATGAAATAAAGAGGATTTCTTTTCCTTATCAAACATGGTTGTTTTACAGCGTAATTTCATAAATTTGCTTGTTTTTTAATGGTTACTGGATTAATTGTTAAAAATCTCGGCCATCTGGTGTAGGAGCTGGATGGCTTTTTTAATTTAGTCTTCGTTAATTGTTTCTGTTTTTTAAAGGTTAATATTTAATTTTAAAAGCGTTCTAAGTAGGAGGTTAGTCAGCTTTTTTTCTCTTCTGTTTTTTATTCGCAGCCTTTTCCGTCCATAATAATGGAACCATTTTTATTGTAATGATATTCTGTTTCTATAACACTGCAGATTACTTTTAAAACATGATCTAAATTTTCTTCGTTCAAGAAACTCGCTGTAATTCGGCAGTTCTTAATTTTTTCATTCTGAATTAAAATCGAAACTTTATATTTTTGAGAAATTAAAGAAATCGCTTCGGTCATGTTTATATCATCCAGAATCAGGTAATTACTTTTCCATTCAGTTACAGCTGCAGCATTAATATTATTCTGCTCAAAATTAAAAGTCCTTTTGTTAACTTTAATCTGCTGATTAGGAGTAATCACACCATATATTTTTTTTGTATCTCCT of Flavobacterium marginilacus contains these proteins:
- a CDS encoding RagB/SusD family nutrient uptake outer membrane protein, with protein sequence MKNNFIKHTYIFSFFLLIGLTSCDNLLEVDVPSEQLSAQTVYASEPTAEAAVNGIYQSMVKISYYNSLNIVLGQTSDEFIPKTLLSSVYTTNEIIDTDSSISTMWTEFYKTIFNANNVIEGISGSTTLTPAKSKEWIAEAKFLRAYNYFYMTNLWGDIPLVLSTNKDISALAPRNTQAEVYNQIIKDLEEASADLPANYDNYTALRIRATKWAAQALLARVNLYLGKWTEASANATVVINETGTYKMITGLSSTNSPFIADNKEAILQIPYFNFTYSYEGSVLFTTTGTYMLRNGNTLFETGDDRKTKWTGTTTVSGVTYVIPIKYKNAYTATPVERSTILRLAELYLIRAEARAKLNDITGAQQDINVIRNRALLPSTALTDPAQLLDLISLERQRELFAENGHRWLDLKRTGKIDQVLSTTAGKIWSSTDSLYPIPESARRSNPFLTQNQGY
- a CDS encoding SusC/RagA family TonB-linked outer membrane protein; protein product: MKLRCKTTMFDKEKKSSLFHLSKKTIMIMRISLFHIFLLTCGTHMILATEMNGQNLESISVDIELHNQDIKTLFKKIESKTGLLFAYQPQTIKDFPKVTTPRGSRSVSDILNTVFQGSNLVYKQVDKSIVIYKKENESKPAKVNRILTGIITDQAGMPLSGVTLSIPGTNLVEISDYDGQFSFEIPDGKVTIKVSYVGYKTREIAIEDQTKLTIKMTSDLSKLDEVVVIGYGTTTKRSSTGSVVKITSEDIKKQPVTNILQTLQGRAPGVFVTQTSGYAGSDINISIRGRNSVDDYNIPLYIIDGIPYIGSDLKGQAQEIKNYVIKGAQKNTSPLNILNPNDIASIEILKDADATAIYGSRGANGVVLITTKKGSSGKTEFTINTNSGISEVANRVKTLDTAAYRNMLQTALTNAKANPSNSSTGIALTDWDPNAQINWQDELIGGTANFNDFSASLKGGNETTNFLLSGAYHKETTVLPNDFGYNKFSTNFNINHTTLNKKLKLEATVMFATDKNKLPFFDITNYAITTAPNHPIYNADGTFYWAATYFSDINPLAALGKRVEDKGSNLITSFNINYKIAKGLSFKTDFGYGFTEMLSKQTLPATASNYAYYNLNKLSLNTLRSYTVSNNNASNFTIDPQLNYVTSLWKGNLTALAGMSYQDSKSEMPSYVSTSGYSSDNLIGFTGTAATVTSNNGSLEYKYVSMFSRLNYNIASKYILNANFRRDGSSKFGPNNKYGNFGSVAAAWVFSEEDFIKKDTWLSFGKLRTSYGEVGSDGTLNYGFLDTFSAATYGNGNASLSATRLANPNYQWQVSKKFETAVDLNFLDDKISFTAAFYRNITGNQLVGYPISAQSGFTSYAENMGAKVENKGWEFTLTTNNVNTKNLNWSSSFNISTNSNKLLAFPGIEYTSYYSQYVAGKPLNSMYIYKYTGIQNGIPQFEDANGDGKISTGLAATGAGDRQYLGATTPKYYGGISNSISYKSFSFDFLFQFVKQTGRTLMTSIGIQPGYPYGLANFQTDEYNDYIAQGNTLSSNYLPSYLNYLGSDATIVDASYIKLKNVSASYIIPLDQNMQKVIKNLRVSLQGQNLVTFTKYKGFDPESPGLVLPPMRTITFGTQLTF